tttccagcaggcACGCTCGTAGAAAAATAAACCCAGTGACCCCGCGCTCGGCTGGGTTTGGGttctctttttgccttttggttaaaaaagaaggaaaaaaaaaaaaaaagaggacttgaaggaaaaaaaaaaaacaaacaaaaccaaccaacaaacacaAATGAAGCTTTCCAGGGGCCGGCTCCGCAGCAGGCAGGATTTTGGGGCGTTTTCCCCCATTTCCAGCACCCTGGGCTGAAAGCTCTGGCGGTGGGGGCGGCAGTGGGAGCTGGATTGTCGAATGGAGcgggaggcactgggaggcactgggaggcactgggagctCCTCCGCTGCCGGCGCCCGCCGCGTCGGTTCCCCCGCTGCCGTCACCCCGGGGGGGGACGCGGGCCCCTCTGCGGGGCTCGCTGCCATCCCCCAcggtggggaggaaaaaaaaaaaaaaaaaggagaaaaaaaaaaagaggaaagggggaaaaaaaaaagggggggaacCAAAGGAAAGAAGCTGTGTTCATCCCCGGCGCGGCGTCCTGGCTCGGCTGCGGCAGCTCCGGCTGCGTCAGACGACtgcaggagaagaagaaggagggagCGGGGTCAGGGGgggccccgccgtgcccccccgcccccggcgccGTCCCGTACCCGTCTCGGCGTGGCAGCAGGACGCGCTGCCCTTCAGGAGCCCGGCCGGCTTCTCCTGGCCGCAGAGGGGTTCCCGGCAGCACCCGCAGCGTTTCCGCAGCCGGCAGCAGCTGCGTGAGAgaagcagggaggtgattgAGGTTTGGGGTCCCACGTCGCACCCCAAATGTCCCCGTCGGGACCCGAGGGTCCCCCTACTCACTGTATGAGCACGCAGACGGCGATGAGCACGACCGAGGCCACCACGGCCACCACCACCAGGGCGGTGATCGTCTGCTTCTTCTGGTTGGCGGCCACCACGGCCAGGAGGTCGGCGTGCTCGCAGCGCGTCCCCACGTACCCCGAGTGGCACCTGCGGCGGGACGGGGACAGCAGCGTCACCCCTGGGTGGCAGGGACAGGTTCAAGCCCCAGCTTTGGGGAATTTCAAGCAGAGACTGTGTATTTAGGGTGCTTTTTCCCAGCAAAACCCACGCTGAAGTCAGGGGTGGTGTCGGCACCCCACGGAACGGGGCGCGTGCCACCCCGTGGCGCGGCGGCTGTGATTTTGTCACCCCCCTCCCCGTACGGCAGCACCCCCAGAGCGCTCCTGTGGCACCGGCAGGTCCTCGGGAGCATCCCTTGGTGGCTCTGCGGCTCCTCATCCTCGCTCCAAAGCCAAGCTCGTGCTCCGAGGCACCTCTCGGGGGGCGCAGCCCCGTTCTCCCCCCGCGGCCGCGCTCTCCGAAGCGGCTCTTACACGCACGCCGGCTTGTCCTCCTGCACGAGGAAGCGGCAGGTCCCGTGGAAGCAGAACTGGCTGTGGGAGTCGGGGCACTCGTTGAAGTGGGACCgcaccgccgccgccaccggcgGACCTGcggcagggagaaaaaaggaggaaaaggagagaaaaaaaaaaaaaaaaaggtattttccgCTATTTCGGCACGACTGCTGGATGTCTCCGTCCACCAAAACGAGCCCAAATCAGTCCTATCCGAGCCCCCCCACGGGAAATAAGCCTTGCAGGCACTAGAGGAATTTCCTAAAGAGCTTAAAGCTTAAAACGGGGGTGGAGAGAGTTAACCAACAGCCTcgggggctgccccagccccgaaTTCGGGGAGGGAGCAGCGCCGCGCACCGGGGATGCTGGTTTCCATTACGCCCCGCGCTGGTTTAAATTATCCTCCGCAGCAGAGACGGAAAACAAATATCCTGCTTTTGGATTAGCCCTCGCATAAAAGCACATCCGATCGCTGTCGTTTCAAAGCCACCTCAAGTTCCTGTTGCCGTGAATTTATGGCAGGCCGGGGTAATTAAACCCACGTCTGCCGAATGCTTCCGGGTCCTGCGCGAGGCGCAGCGAGCCGAGACCCCGCACGTGCCCGGGGAGATGCTCGGATCCCCGAGGGGGTCCCGGGGCAGCATCCTCAGGTAGCCAGGAGCTGGGATTTGGTTTTACTTTTGGAAAAAAGCCGCTGGCCTCGCGATGGCATCGCTGGAACCCAGCACGGGCTGCGGTCAAAGTCCCCGGCCGCTCTGGGATGTTTCCTCTGTGAGATGAAAGCTGCAGCGCGTCGAGCCCCCTCGCCACAAAAACCCCATCCTCGGGGGTGGGTTGAGCTAGGAGAGCCCGCTCTCTCCCTGCTCGTGACTGcatcctctcctcctccctacAAAAAACAGCCCTTTGGGGGATTTTAATGCACAAAGATGAGCTTTACGGGAGTTTTTCCCGAAGTTTTTGCAGCCCAGCCATGGGTCATGCTCACGGGAAAAGGTGCCCGAGTAGCACAGATGGAT
The Cygnus olor isolate bCygOlo1 chromosome 27, bCygOlo1.pri.v2, whole genome shotgun sequence DNA segment above includes these coding regions:
- the TGFA gene encoding protransforming growth factor alpha, whose product is MPAAALALGVLVAVCHALENTTSALSGPPVAAAVRSHFNECPDSHSQFCFHGTCRFLVQEDKPACVCHSGYVGTRCEHADLLAVVAANQKKQTITALVVVAVVASVVLIAVCVLIHCCRLRKRCGCCREPLCGQEKPAGLLKGSASCCHAETVV